A stretch of DNA from Juglans microcarpa x Juglans regia isolate MS1-56 chromosome 5D, Jm3101_v1.0, whole genome shotgun sequence:
AGGTTTTAGGTGGAGCTCTAGGAAAAAGCAAATATCAGATCATGTCCAAAAGCAAGAAACCATCTCCTGTGAGCAGGCCCATTGTCCAGAATAGCAAATTGGAGAAGGTATTAACAAATATTCTGTTCCTTATTTCCTGAGTTAATTCTTTGGTTACCTTCATTTTCCAagtattaaaattgaaaaatgcttgTTAACAGGAAGAAGAAATCCGGAAAAAGATGGAAGATATGTTGATCCAGCGCCAGAAAAGAATTGCTGAAAAAACTGCAGCTGGTCATTTTGCTCCAACCACATCAAAGAAAGTCGTATCACAAAGTAAAACAATGAAAAGTTCCTTTAAGAGTGAAAAGATAATTTCCACAACTAGTAATACAAACAGGATTGGTTCTGTCAAAATCAGTGCTACTTAACAAATGCAAGCTTGAGAAGAAGATTATGTAGTGGTTGCACAGAAGCAGAAGCCCCTGTTAACCATGACAAAGCATTACTTGGTGCTTCTCTAATTTTGAAAGGGTTTTCTGTACAGTTCAACGGCACCATTACCAACCAATGTGATGGAAAAGGAAACCAAGCTGGATCGAGCTacttaaatttgttttttaccCACTCCTTATTAATGAGATGATACTGTTCCAAGTCTTCATTTGCAGTTTTAGTATATATTACACACCACATCATTTTAGTGTCTTTCACTTATTGCCGATTCAACTGTTGCACCTGAATTCTTAAAACTTCTTATAGTTGATAAAGTTTTCTAGTTGAGGCTATTATCCCTTAGCTTGCAGATACTTTTTGAGTTCTATATGTAGATGCTGCTGGTTACTTTATTCTAATCTTTGAACTGCTGGTGTGCTCCAATGGCATATTTGGAGTTTGAGATGAATGGTATCATAGATTGCCaggaaaataaatagtaacccAGAAATTTGTTTGTTTCAAAACTTCTGCTGTGCTTATCACTATCTATGTGAAAGAGAGTGATTATTATTGTATGGATTAAAACATCTTGTGCGTGACTTTTTAGTAACTAACAGTCAACTTGGTATCAAAGTTTTAGACCTAGGTTGTAGCAGGCCAAAATGACATCCTAGGACAACTTCTATCTGCACCCTTTTGCTAGTTAGTTCTCCTCCCTCTTCTGGCTTAGCTGCAACTGCTTATATTGCTTCCGTCCTTGAGACAAGTAATTCAAACAGATTATATTCAACATATTTTGATAATTCCTAAATATTTCCATACATCTCAGTTTCTTCTCGGCCCGGAACATTTTACGAAAGACTTGGGCATCTTTATCCTGCTGTTAACATTTTACCAAAGACAGTCTGTTGTAGCTTTTGAAGATTATCCCAACTTTCGTTTTCAACATCTACAGTCATTTCTCCCTTTTCTCCGAATGTTTGTTATTGAAATTAGATACCAATATGGCCAAAGTCTTCAAGCTTTTCGTAGCCTTTTGAGATTTCTTGGAAACTCGTATCTCTTGCGATTGATGTATCTGTTCTGATTCAGTCGTCCATTGACAATTGAAATTATATTCTGACTCTCTATTTCAACGATCAAATGAAGGCGTTGTCGGTGGTTGATCGACTCTGTACTGTTGCCACCTTCATCAATTAAACCATGGGgcacacatatatacatgctTTGCGATATCCATAACTTAAGCGcagtttagatataaaaatcttttaacttatttattttatctaattattataatttttttaaatttttacataaaatatactaaaaaatttaactttttcaaactctaaaataataatattaaaaattaatattttatttaatttttaattttttttcattcatttcatctcTTAGTATTTAAACCGCCTTTAGACGTGGACCGTAACGGGTTGACTAATTCCAAGTATTGTATGTCGTGTGCTCCGGTCCCACCCCCCTCCCCTGTCAATTCTTTTATGGACAGGAAACTTTGCATAGGGACTgtgcatgaaatttttttttattccacgtCAAAGACAACTACAATTaaagaagagaaattttattttcagtttttatttggagatttatatatagacgctttattaaataaaaaaaatatttttataattttaaaaagttttaaaaataaaattccttaAGCTTGAATTACAGTTCTCAAAATAGAGACGGTATATAATACTGCtcattaaagaaatataaaaaaataaaaaatagaagataaCAATTGTCCAACACGAACGGAACTGGGAATAAAGGCTGAAATGCACAAAACACGAACGGAAGAGGCGTTCGTCGTTCCCTGTCCGTTGAAGAACTGCAACACATTTCCTTAACTTTATATCATACCGGAATGGGCTTTGATTCTTCAAATAGCCTTTTTATCCTTCTGATAGAAAAATTCTCAGTGAGTGGAACATGGGAACATGCGGCGTTCGATCATTGGCAATTAAGTAGTACTGGCACTTATAAAGGGCATTGATAATGATTTTTATAAGTTCAAGTTCTCATCTTTATTGTTGAATTTGTGCATTACCTTCAACCTACTTCAGCGTGCGTACAGATTAGAAAGGAGATGAAGTGATAAATTCATATTgggtaaaaattaaaaagtttagaCGTTTGCGCAAAGTTAAATCAGATAATTTTCTGAGATTTCCAAATCACTTGGTCCTTCTGTAAAATCCAGGCTGAAAGATCAAGGAtgaatcttttatatatatatatatatatatatatatatatatataatataaaatgaatcaaGTGATTTGGAAATCtcagaaaatcatttttcaccTTTCGTGCGCAATCCCTATCCCAAATCTCCTGCAtgtctcattttccttttggaaAAGAGTAACTCCATGTCACCCCTTacctttttttgtatatttcatataaaaataaaagatttttgttCTCTTTGTTGTTAATCTTAAAACGTATGCGTTTGTTGTTTGTTAGAATTTAGGTTTTTCTAACAGTGTTTacattttcaatatattaaatttgttacgtttaaattaagttttattttctcttggtttatttatttattttttggtttgttccttttaaaaaatcttgttttgaaattttctttctcGAACTAtcttttagttttcaattttgtaCACGAGACACGCTTGTGGCGTATCGAGTAATACATATTAATCAAtcgtttaataatttaaaaaatattttatatttgactgatatttaagaagaaaattattaGAAGTTTTGAGAACTTTACATCTCATTTAATTACGATGATCATTCCACAAAACCATAGgaatgaaaaatgtgaattaaGAAATATAGGAACTAATTTGGGTTTAAAGCAAATTAGgatgattaattaatttgtatttaatcattattaataaaacaaaGAGGATGGACCCTATAGCTAGTCTAATACAAAGTGTTTACTGCAGATAAATTTAGGAAATTGTGGCACAATTGGGGAAGTTTGTAACAGATTACAATGGTTCACAAGACAACAACCTGTCTCGCTCTTTCTTTAGCTATAGCAACCATCGAACCTCGCATCGAGTGGATTGGTTACccgtttctggtgcacccacaaGCACAGACAGTACTCGACCAAGAATGACACAAACTAACTCACTACAAGACAGCAACTCCTTGACGCGGGATGTCGAGTTGTTCCGGATCCTTAAAAGCACCATTCCTTTTTCCTTATCCTTCTGAATCTCTCTTTCCCGAGAATTTCCAAATGATGGTTGTCCATTAAGACTTGTATTAGCCCAAGTGCGCCGCACGTAATGATTTTTCTATTCATCTCTAATACATGAAATTTTAGTTGCTCCCGGTCTTCTGCTTTCTGCACAAAGTAAGCTTTTATAAATTCATGTATTAACTAAAGCCTAATTGGTGTCTGACCAGGAAAGGTAGGACAAATTTTATGGTCATTGgtcatcatcaacatcaatatCATTGTTTCCTTGCCGTTCAAGTCTTCATAAGACTTGGTGTGTTGTTGATAGCCATGGCTACAGGAAGCTGCTGCGGTTTGGTAACAACAATGCTGTCTCGTCCCAAGGCATACGCATATGGATTTGAGGTACGTACAACATATATGGTTTCTGAtcagttttttcatttttctttcctgtatgtgtttcctttttcttctttatgaaCTGTGATAATCTCTTTTGCTTAATCTGTTGATCATCGTGCATGGCCTGTTCCCGACCTTTTTACACATGATctattatatgtagaattaatATTCATCGGTTCAAGTCTCATTAATTCTCTGTAGATCGATGTtccctctactttttttttttgcattctctGATGATTCTACATTATATGCCTTGCGTTTCTTGGAGCTTTTCCAATATCCAAGTTTTTTTCGGATTGAACAACTTTTAAAATCAGTCAACTAAACAATACTAGGcacaataatattgattttgcgaggagaaataaaacaaaacagcATCTTCAAAGGTCTTGTCATGTAAGATATAtaaaagcatttttattttcgGAATTGATCATGTCTGTACGTGTTGCTAAAATATGTTGGATCCAATTCCTGCAATAAAAGGCAAAGAATTCTAGACAGAGTAGAAACCTTTGGATTCCCTACATAACATGATTGGATACAAATCTTTGATATAAAAAGGAATCACTGCTACAGGAGATGAAAGGCCAATATGGCGTACCCAAGAAGCTTTCCAAGAGTCACAAGGAAGTGCAAGGCATATCAATAGGCAGCACATTTGGTAATGCCGGCAACTTAATTTTGGCGATGGAGCTCCGAAACAAGATCTTGTCCTTTCGAGACATCCTCGATCTGCCTCCTTGTGATGGCTCGGCTTCCATTAATGAAGTATCATTCCTATTTCTCTTTTTGCAACTTACCACAAGTAGCAACTGCTAGCCTCTTCTCTTGAGTTCTGCTGCATTTATTTTGATCTTCCTACTAATTGTCTTCTTGCAGCTGTTGATCTGCACAATGGAAGATCTCCAAAAGCTTTACCCAGAAATTATATCAAGTAATCGGCTTTCAGAAATAAAGGGAACGTCTATGGAACAGGTTTATCATCTCGTAATACCATGATATATTGGCTTGAAATCTATTGGAGTAACTTAGATCAGTACTAATCAGGCTGTGTTCGGTGCAAACAGAGCCTAACTTGCTTCTTGGGGGCTTTGAAATCTATTGGAGTTTCATGGATGATGCGGCATGATTGGGTCgacaaatttaaatatgatttctCATCATATATGGAGAATACCAATCCGGAACAACTTGGTATAATACATATTCTCTTACCTCAGGCCACATTTTTCACCttagaaaagacaaaagaaagcATCTTACACGAAGTTTTTAtcagatattttcttttctttcaccTTTCTTTCAAATTACCTCACTAAGGCTAGatcctttattttttggtgGTTGTAGTTAAGATTGTCCTGGAAACACTTGATCTCATGAATAAGATGGCACGAGAAAAGTTCGATTTCATGGATGAAGATGACCATAAGAAGGACGATTGTCCACATGGAACTGACATATTTCAGAAAACGTTCATGGAGTCCTATTCAGACAGCAACACCTTCTGCTGCCCTTCTCCAGCTTCTCCAGCCACCCCGACCTCAGTGCTTCCAGATTCATTTTATAGTAGTTATACGAAAACTGGAGAGAAAGCGAATACGCATTACAACCCACCAACTCTCTGGTCTCTCAGAGTTCGAGCAGTTGGAAAACTGAACCCTATTGATGTAAAGCGCCTCGCACTTAATACATTATCAAGTATAGGAGGCCACGATTCCAATGCTTTGAGTTTAAACAAAAAGGTTGAGGAACCAATGACAGGAATAGAAAAAAGAAGCAATTTTGAAGTGACAACTACCATTGTTGAAACAAGAGATAGCAGTACTAAAAAAGGCACACCAGAGGTTCCGAGGTCTGACTTAAATGGTACTAGAAAAAGGGAAATAGTGAGAAGAATTGATGTTATTAACGACAGTCCAGCTACAACTCCAGAGACAACCCATATGACCTCGGTGACAAGCCCAACTGAAGAAATAATCCTAGCGCCAACACCACCTTCACCACTCATGCTGCCGCCAAACACGGATGTATCAGCAGGAACACCAATAATACCAATATCACCATCGCCGCCGCACCCCATGCTACAGGAAAACCTGATACCGGCACCACCACAACCAATTAAACATTCACCACTCTGGCTTCCTTCAAATGCAGCACCAACCAGATTGCCTCCGCCTTCTCCACCACGGCCACCAGTACCCATGCTGCCTTCCAAGGGTGCAGCACAGCCACCTCCTCCACCCATGCTGCCTTCCAAAGGTGCAGCAGTACCCTCACCTCCTCCGCCCATGCTGCCTTCCAAAGGTGCAGCAGTACCCCCACCACCACCGCCCATGATGCCTCTGAAAGGATCGGGGTCATCAGCACCGCACATGCCACTTGCAAATGGGGCTCCCCCTCCACCTCCTCCACTTGGCGCAGCAAAATCCTTACGCCCCAAAAAAGCAGCTACTAAATTGAAGAGGTCATCCCAAATGGGTAATCTGTATCGGGTTCTTAAGGGAAAGGTGGAAGGGTCTAACCTTGAAAGTAAATCATCTAATGGGAGAAAGGGTACGGTTGCTGGTAGTACAGGTGGAAAACAAGGAATGGCTGATGCTCTTGCAGAGATGACAAGAAGGTAGCTTTAACATTAGAAAATCTCTCTTAAGTACGTTGATAATATATGTCAAGGACGTAGTATATAAAGGCAAACCATATAGCACAACTTATTCCCCTTTTTGTGTCTCAGATCAGCATACTTCCAACAAATCGAAGGAGATGTTCAAAAGTATGCAAAACCAATCACGGAGCTGAAATCTGCCATTCATACTTTCAAAACCAATGACATGGCCGAGCTTATCAAGTTCCATAAAAACGTGGAATCCATTCTTGAACATTTAACTGATGAATCGCAGGTCACTATGATATGAACTTCTTCAATATAAAATCCACTACTATTTATACTCCACAGTCATCACTGCCTATTCTGCTACTTATTTTCTTGACATGCAATACTATAAGCTGCAGGTGCTAGC
This window harbors:
- the LOC121266302 gene encoding uncharacterized protein At4g04980 — protein: MVIGHHQHQYHCFLAVQVFIRLGVLLIAMATGSCCGLVTTMLSRPKAYAYGFEEMKGQYGVPKKLSKSHKEVQGISIGSTFGNAGNLILAMELRNKILSFRDILDLPPCDGSASINELLICTMEDLQKLYPEIISSNRLSEIKGTSMEQSLTCFLGALKSIGVSWMMRHDWVDKFKYDFSSYMENTNPEQLVKIVLETLDLMNKMAREKFDFMDEDDHKKDDCPHGTDIFQKTFMESYSDSNTFCCPSPASPATPTSVLPDSFYSSYTKTGEKANTHYNPPTLWSLRVRAVGKLNPIDVKRLALNTLSSIGGHDSNALSLNKKVEEPMTGIEKRSNFEVTTTIVETRDSSTKKGTPEVPRSDLNGTRKREIVRRIDVINDSPATTPETTHMTSVTSPTEEIILAPTPPSPLMLPPNTDVSAGTPIIPISPSPPHPMLQENLIPAPPQPIKHSPLWLPSNAAPTRLPPPSPPRPPVPMLPSKGAAQPPPPPMLPSKGAAVPSPPPPMLPSKGAAVPPPPPPMMPLKGSGSSAPHMPLANGAPPPPPPLGAAKSLRPKKAATKLKRSSQMGNLYRVLKGKVEGSNLESKSSNGRKGTVAGSTGGKQGMADALAEMTRRSAYFQQIEGDVQKYAKPITELKSAIHTFKTNDMAELIKFHKNVESILEHLTDESQVLARFEGFPVKKLEALRTAAALYSKLEATITELHNWKIVAPLSHLLDKVERYFTKIKGEVDALERAKDEESKKFKSHNIDFDFSILVRIKEAVVDVSSACMELALKERREAKAIEKKEPGAKSDTRMKGYTKMLWRAFQFAFRVYTFAGGHDDRADKLTRELAHEIENDPNHHH